The following proteins are co-located in the Scomber scombrus chromosome 2, fScoSco1.1, whole genome shotgun sequence genome:
- the tsc2 gene encoding tuberin isoform X1, producing the protein MNKQPSKESLKDKVKGIFGLGPPRPPSKQTDAKPSEFIITTDIIKELHPDCGLSNRVRMMNHVCDLAKTKKFEEHAVEAVWKAVEDMLTPEQPPEARHTVLQLLRAIIQGQVGTQTHTHTHTHTHTHTHTHTHTHTVKQIQNACTAPLISILTVYVKGERLGPLRAYFFKVIRDYQPCNEDLSDRLEVFKALTENGKDITYLEEDIARFVLLWMDIGLTSDFLHVLVNLVKFNSCYLDQNVSIMVQKICLLCNRTTSSTDIEVALQVLDAVVCYNCLPSDSLTVFIITLCRTVNVKEFCESCWKLMRKVLGTHLGHSAIYTMCRIMEERVYMEDAPLLRGAVFFVGMALWGAHRLPALKNTPTLVLPSFYKAMSCANEVVSYEIVLSITRLIKKYGKELQVVTWDILLGIIERLLQQIQTIGSAELKAIVYELLTTVEELYEQNDYHGSTEKFFSLVEKCADKRPDASVLTLISYRAQSIQPAKDGWIQSLYRLMEKFFRNETRSVIRIKVLHILSFVLSTNRQLYEDELIEMVVIPQLSGIAEDRDLAVRKQATQLLVDLAEGCNTHHFTSLLDIIERVASRSLVCSGPLEVSERDPTAESPMEDVRTAILGLLEILQSKLYSLPASHASRVYELLISHLQLHYKNKYCSAISSGIRLQVFDFFLMMRADSLHRLGVPNKDGAMRFSPYCYCDTGEPEKRVSEKKPTGSTSPPAGSPAPPAAPPPSTRSAYLPYSPAFSVLLQCLKMETDWKVLKLVLDKLPWTLQYKVLLLTSPCSLDQLCSTLCCMVTDRLISERLKKTPEGFSRTDVQLAVVPVLTAITSYHNYLEQSRQRELVQCLETGLIYRCAKQCVVALTMCTVEMPDIMIKLLPALIVKLTHISATVAMASPMLEFLSTLVRLPHLYANFVAEQYVSVFAISLPYTNPSKFNQYIVSLAHHVIAMWFIRCRLPFRKDFVQYITKGLRSNALLPFDDGHEQSSFRARSTSLNERPKSLRAAKVAKAAAAVANSSSSPVKELRDLSAMDAFRSRSISVSEHAVRRMHTSTTTCSLGSADENAVTQADEGLKTVHLELTETCLDMMARYVFSNFSALPKRSPIAEFLLAGGRSMTWLVGNKLVTITTSGGVRTQALLGLDMADRLGGGGEMTRSDPSLHTRITKEAPAKLESQSSQQHNRATRIRVRSMSGGHALRAGPAQSLSPLVSPSESELAAPLSPSSGPTLDGLGPPSSTSATPSAPPPLKDNPSLAEFVPMLTQGWAEIFIRRPSGNTSWLMCLENPPSPFSSELGNMPLQELSTVLMAMEGVKEPPAQTASAPASTAAPAPAPVSEPLTQTHSSVGGKAHLIQRSNTDSVVVLEEGSGVTTAHTPSDWLENDEFEPMPSDPIFMSTDKFTKTPAPGTLSRSSSTSSQDEEKSTLEEVSEGAIPIDQPTLGPSTPGSQGPELPFQTHTQSQGHGLNKSSSSPELQTLPEAFSKAAMESETAAGDAPRPRAPSEGKPQPQPQPQPQPQPQPQPQPQLPHFEKDKVEGSLAGDVNGLGGQSQAGEGPAVQSSQSGGARMRLEFPAAAAQPGPISPSGGHRPRGHTISVSAPSSRRERRTERDSYHSRPGPSNTEKISGLSPSFVFLQLYHSPFFGNEANKPLLLPKTQVIDRAVKVLDQMPPYDTHKIGVVFVGAGQVNNEVAILSNEYGSNRYAAFLTGLGKLIHLKDCDPDQIFLGGLDQYGDDGEFTYCWHDDIMQAIFHIATLMPNRESDKGCCNKKRHIGNDFVMVVYNDSGEEYKLGTIKGQFNFVEVIIKPLDYECNLVTLQCRKDLEGLVDTTVAKIVSDRNLPLLVRQMALHANMASLVHQYRANPSDAYASKWLARLRHIKRIRTRAQEDIQSRSTPGISLTQGHTQQNKSFQQNTPASNPETSGQRKRLVSTVDDFTDFV; encoded by the exons ATGAACAAGCAGCCCAGCAAGGAGAGCCTGAAGGACAAGGTGAAGGGGATCTTTGGGCTCGGACCCCCACGTCCACCGAGCAAACAAACTGACGCCAAACCGTCCGAGTTTATTATCACAACTGACATCATCAAG gagCTCCACCCGGACTGTGGTCTGAGCAACCGAGTTCGCATGATGAACCACGTCTGTGATCTTGCAAAAACCAAGAAATTTGAGGAG cacGCAGTGGAGGCAGTATGGAAAGCTGTGGAGGACATGCTGACTCCAGAACAGCCACCTGAGGCCAGACACACTGTCCTGCAGCTGCTCAGAGCCATAATACAGGGACAGGtaggtacacaaacacacacacacacacacacacacacacacacacacacacacacacacacacacacacacacagtgaaacaaatacaaaatgcgTGTACAGCTCCTTTAATCAGCATATTAACTGTTTACGTGAAGGGTGAGCGGCTCGGCCCTCTGAGAGCCTACTTCTTCAAGGTGATCAGAGACTACCAACCATGCAACGAGGACCTCTCCGATCGGCTGGAAGTCTTCAAAGCCTTAACTGAGAACGGGAAGGACATCACTTACCTAGAAGAGGACATAG caCGCTTTGTCCTCCTGTGGATGGACATAGGTCTCACCTCTGACTTTCTCCACGTTCTCGTAAATCTGGTGAAGTTCAACAGCTGCTACCTGGACCAGAACGTTTCCATCATGGTCCA aaaaaTCTGTCTCCTGTGCAATAGAACAACATCTTCAACGGATATTGAG GTGGCTCTACAAGTACTGGATGCAGTGGTGTGTTACAACTGCCTGCCCTCAGACTCTCTGACTGTGTTTATCATAACACTTTGTCGTACTGTAAACGTCAAGGAGTTTTGTGAATCCTGCTGGAAA CTCATGAGGAAGGTGTTAGGGACTCACCTCGGCCACAGTGCTATTTACACCATGTGCCGCATAATGGAAGAGAG GGTCTACATGGAGGATGCGCCCTTGTTGAGAGGAGCAGTGTTCTTTGTTGGGATGGCGCTGTGGGGTGCACACAGACTCCCCGCCCTCAAAAACACACCTACACTAGTTCTGCCATCTTTCTATAAG GCTATGTCGTGCGCCAATGAAGTGGTGTCCTATGAAATCGTCCTTTCCATCACCAGACTAATCAAGAAGTACGGCAAAGAGCTGCAGGTGGTCACCTGGGATATTCTGCTGGGCATCATAGAGCGACTGCTGCAGCAGATCCAG ACAATAGGCAGTGCAGAGTTGAAGGCCATCGTCTATGAGTTGTTGACGACAGTGGAGGAGCTGTATGAGCAGAATGATTACCATGGCTCCACAGAGAAGTTCTTCAGTCTGGTGGAGAAATGTGCTGATAAGAGACCT GATGCGTCAGTGCTGACCCTCATCTCATACAGGGCCCAGTCGATCCAGCCTGCCAAAGACGGCTGGATTCAGAGCCTTTACCGCCTCATGGAGAAATTCTTCAG GAACGAGACTCGCAGTGTGATAAGGATCAAAGTGCTTCATATCCTGTCCTTCGTTCTCAGTACCAACCGACAACTCTATGAG GACGAGCTGATTGAAATGGTAGTGATTCCCCAGCTCAGTGGGATTGCTGAAGACCGGGACCTGGCTGTGAGAAAACAGGCCACCCAGCTACTGGTGGATCTCGCTGAGGGCTGCAACACACATCACTTCACCAGCCTGCTGGACATTATTGAGCGg GTGGCCAGCCGCtctctggtgtgttcagggcccTTGGAGGTTTCTGAGAGGGACCCCACAGCAGAGTCTCCTATGGAGGACGTTAGGACTGCTATACTGGGACTACTGGAAATCCTTCAG AGCAAACTCTACAGCCTGCCAGCCAGTCATGCCAGTCGTGTTTATGAGTTGCTTATCAGCCACTTGCAGCTCCACTACAAGAACAAGTACTGTTCAGCCATCTCTTCCGGCATTAGACTCCAG GTGTTTGACTTCTTCCTGATGATGCGAGCAGACTCCCTTCACCGTCTCGGGGTGCCCAACAAAGACGGGGCCATGAGGTTCAGCCCTTACTGCTACTGTGACACAGG ggAACCAGAGAAGCGAGTCAGTGAGAAGAAGCCTACAGGTTCCACATCTCCTCCGGCTGGCAGCCCAGCTCCCCCGGCCGCTCCTCCCCCCTCTACACGCTCAGCCTACCTGCCCTACTCTCCTGCCTTCAGTGTTCTCCTGCAGTGCCTCAAGATg GAGACAGATTGGAAGGTGCTGAAGCTGGTTCTCGACAAGCTGCCGTGGACGCTGCAGTACAAAGTGCTGCTGCTCACCTCACCGTGCAGCTTGGATCAGCTCTGCTCTACGCTCTGCTGCATG GTGACGGATCGGCTGATCTCAGAGCGCTTGAAGAAGACCCCAGAGGGGTTTTCACGAACTGACGTTCAGCTGGCGGTGGTTCCTGTCCTCACAGCAATCACCTCCTACCACAACTACCTGGAGCAGTCAAGACAG AGAGAGCTGGTTCAGTGCCTCGAGACCGGCCTCATTTACCGCTGTGCCAAGCAGTGTGTGGTGGCCCTCACAATGTGCACAGTGGAAATGCCTGACATCATGATCAAGCTCCTTCCCGCTCTCATTGTCAAGCTTACCCACATCTCTGCAACTGTTGCCATGGCATCTCCAATGCTTGAGTTCCTCTCAA CTCTGGTGCGCCTGCCTCATCTGTATGCCAACTTTGTAGCTGAGCAGTATGTTAGTGTGTTTGCCATCTCACTACCCTACACTAACCCTTCCAa GTTCAACCAGTACATTGTGTCACTGGCCCACCATGTGATCGCCATGTGGTTCATACGCTGCAGACTCCCCTTCCGCAAGGACTTTGTTCAATACATCACaaag GGTTTGCGTTCCAATGCACTGCTGCCATTCGATGACGGTCACGAGCAAAGTTCATTTCGCGCCCGCAGCACCAGCCTCAATGAAAGGCCCAAGAG TCTGCGAGCGGCAAAAGTGGCGAAGGCGGCGGCGGCGGTAGCCAATAGCAGCAGCTCTCCAGTTAAAGAGCTGAGGGACCTGTCAGCCATGGACGCTTTCCGTTCCCGCAGCATCAGCGTCTCCGAACACGCGGTCCGCAG GATGCACACATCAACCACCACCTGCAGCCTGGGCTCCGCTGATGAAAACGCGGTGACTCAGGCTGATGAGGGCCTGAAGACCGTCCACCTGGAGCTCACTGAGACCTGTCTGGACATGATGGCACGATATGTGTTTTCCAACTTCTCAGCGCTGCCCAAGAG GTCTCCAATAGCGGAATTTCTGTTGGCAGGAGGTCGCAGTATGACCTGGCTGGTTGGCAACAAACTAGTGACTATAACGACCAGCGGAGGGGTCAGAACGCAAGCTCTGCTGGGCCTGGACATGGCTGATCGgcttggaggaggaggagaaatgacGAG GTCCGATCCATCACTACACACCCGAATAACCAAAGAGGCTCCAGCCAAATTGGAGTCACAGTCAAGTCAGCAGCACAACAGAGCCACACGCATACGGGTCCGCTCCATGTCAG GTGGTCACGCTCTACGTGCTGGTCCTGCCCAGAGTCTCAGCCCGCTAGTTTCCCCCTCCGAGAGTGAGTTAGCTGCTCCGCTGTCTCCCTCCTCGGGTCCCACCCTGGATGGCCTGggtcctccctcctccacctccgcCACCCCATCTGCTCCCCCACCTCTCAAAGACAACCCCAGCCTGGCTGAGTTTGTCCCAATGCTCACTCAAGGCTGGGCAGAGATCTTCATTCGAAGACCGTCTG GCAACACGAGCTGGCTGATGTGTTTGGAGAACCCACCCAGTCCCTTCTCCTCTGAGCTCGGCAACATGCCGCTGCAGGAGCTCTCTACCGTCCTCATGGCGATGGAGGGAGTGAAGGAGCCTCCTGCCCAGACAGCCAGCGCCCCCGCCAGCACCGCTGCCCCCGCACCAGCCCCCGTCTCCGAGCCCTTaacccaaacacacagcagtgtcGGAGGGAAAGCACACCTGATCCAGCGCTCTAACACTG ACTCcgtggtggtgctagaggaggGGTCAGGGGTCACCACAGCACACACCCCATCTGATTGGTTAGAGAACGACGAGTTTGAACCAATGCCATCTGATCCCATCTTCATGTCCACCGATAAGTTCACAAAGACTCCGGCTCCTGGGACACTCAGCAGG tcctcctccacctccagtCAAGATGAGGAAAAGTCTACTCTGGAGGAAGTGAGTGAGGGAGCCATTCCCATTGATCAGCCTACTCTGGGACCTTCCACACCAGGCAGCCAGGGGCCCGAGCTTCCATTCCAGACCCACACTCAGTCCCAAGGTCACGGACTCAACAAGTCCAGCTCCTCTCCAGAGCTCCAAACTTTACCCGAAGCCTTCTCCAAAGCTGCTATGGAGTCAGAGACTGCAGCAGGAGACGCACCACGGCCCAGAGCACCTTCAGAGGGCAAGCCGCAGCCGCAGCCGCAGCCgcagcctcagcctcagcctcagcctcagccaCAACCGCAGCTGCCTCATTTTGAGAAAGATAAGGTGGAGGGCAGTTTGGCAGGGGATGTGAATGGGCTTGGGGGACAGAGTCAAGCAGGTGAAGGCCCGGCTGTACAATCGTCTCAAAGTGGAGGAGCAAGAATGAGGTTGGAGTTTCCAGCAGCTGCGGCGCAGCCTGGACCCATTTCCCCCAGCGGAGGCCACCGCCCTCGGGGTCACACCATCTCAGTATCAGCCCCGTCCTccagaagagagaggaggacagagagggacTCGTACCACAGTCGACCCGGACCCAGCAACACAGAGAAGATCTCTGGACTGAGCCCCAG CTTTGTCTTTCTCCAGCTGTACCACTCTCCTTTCTTTGGGAATGAAGCCAACAAGCCGCTGCTGTTGCCCAAAACCCAG GTGATTGATCGTGCTGTGAAGGTTCTGGACCAAATGCCTCCTTATGACACCCATAAGATTGGAGTGGTGTTTGTTGGAGCTGGTCAG GTGAACAACGAGGTCGCCATCCTGTCAAATGAGTACGGATCAAACCGCTACGCCGCTTTCCTGACAGGCCTCGGCAAATTAATCCATCTGAAAGACTGCGATCCGGACCAGATCTTCCTCGGAGGGCTCGACCAGTACGGAGATGACGGAGAGTTCACCTACTGCTGGCACGACGACATCATGCAAG CTATTTTCCACATAGCAACACTAATGCCAAACAGGGAGAGTGACAAGGGCTGCTGCAACAAGAAGCGTCACATTGGCAATGATTTTGTCATGGTTGTGTACAATGACTCTGGGGAGGAATATAAACTGGGCACCATAAAG GGTCAATTTAACTTTGTAGAAGTGATTATAAAACCACTGGATTATGAATGTAACCTCGTCACCCTACAGTGCCGCAAAG ACCTTGAAGGGTTAGTAGACACAACTGTGGCAAAAATAGTTTCAGACCGCAACCTTCCACTCTTGGTCAGACAGATGGCTCTGCATGCAAAT ATGGCCTCTTTAGTGCATCAGTACAGAGCCAACCCCTCTGATGCGTATGCCTCCAAGTGGCTCGCAAGATTACGACACATTAAGAGGATCAGGACCAGG GCTCAGGAAGATATACAGTCTCGCTCGACTCCCGGCATCTCGCTGACCCAAGGACACACTCAGCAGAACAAGTCGTTTCAGCAGAACACTCCTGCGTCCAACCCAGAAACCTCTGGGCAGAGGAAAAGACTTGTATCAACAGTGGATGATTTCACTGATTTTGTTTGA